A portion of the Candidatus Thermoplasmatota archaeon genome contains these proteins:
- a CDS encoding HypC/HybG/HupF family hydrogenase formation chaperone produces the protein MCLGIPAKVVEIRGNRAKVDFGNTFREINISLVDVKKNDYVIVHAGYAIQKLDEKEAKETLRLFDEILEYE, from the coding sequence ATGTGTCTGGGGATACCTGCAAAAGTAGTTGAAATTCGTGGCAACAGAGCTAAAGTAGATTTTGGAAATACTTTTAGAGAAATAAATATTTCATTGGTTGATGTGAAAAAGAATGATTATGTGATTGTGCATGCAGGCTACGCTATACAAAAACTTGATGAAAAAGAAGCTAAAGAGACTTTGAGATTGTTTGATGAAATATTGGAATATGAGTAG